One part of the Nostoc sp. PCC 7120 = FACHB-418 genome encodes these proteins:
- a CDS encoding helix-turn-helix domain-containing protein — protein MIMSHSFNQETVFATYENQESKFLTPFQRKALLKHLQNNLQPEYRRRIEIMLMADIGKSQTQICEILGCSQEMARYWIGLAEAGLAHKWNERPIGRPKIVNTQYLERLRELVSNSPRDYGYAFTHWTAQWLSKHLASELGIEISDRHINRLLKQMGLSTKRKGSQPKETNSLEDAAITIGDLKTTSEPSLNWSFNS, from the coding sequence ATGATTATGTCACACAGTTTTAATCAAGAAACAGTTTTTGCTACTTATGAAAACCAAGAGAGCAAGTTTTTAACACCTTTCCAACGGAAGGCTTTACTCAAACATTTACAAAACAATTTACAGCCAGAATATCGCCGCCGCATTGAAATAATGTTAATGGCTGATATTGGTAAATCTCAAACTCAAATTTGTGAAATATTAGGTTGTTCCCAAGAAATGGCTCGTTATTGGATTGGTTTAGCCGAGGCTGGTTTAGCACATAAATGGAATGAACGTCCCATAGGTAGACCGAAGATTGTTAATACTCAATATCTGGAAAGATTAAGAGAGTTAGTCAGCAATAGTCCTCGTGATTATGGGTATGCTTTTACTCACTGGACGGCTCAATGGTTAAGCAAACATTTAGCCTCGGAATTAGGCATTGAAATTAGCGATCGCCACATTAATCGCCTGCTTAAACAAATGGGACTTTCCACTAAACGCAAAGGTTCCCAACCAAAAGAAACTAATTCTCTAGAGGATGCTGCGATTACAATTGGCGACTTAAAAACCACATCTGAACCTAGTCTTAATTGGTCTTTTAATTCTTAA